Genomic window (Candidatus Krumholzibacteriota bacterium):
GGTCTTTCCCGCGCCGAGCCCGCCCTCGAGCGAGACGGTCGTCCCGGCCGGGACGCTGCGCCCGATCCGTTCGCCGAGCGACCGGGTCGCCCGCGGCGAATCGCTGTCGAATCGCCGGGTCGCCTTCTCGCCGGCGAGATCGCGAAGACGTCCGGTCATCGCCGGTCCCTCACTTCGGCTCGAGGGTGATCACGGGGATGATCATCTCCTCGAGCGAGATGCCGCCGTGCTGGAACGTGCCCAGGTACTGCTTCTCGTACTCGTGGAACTTCGTCGGGTAGACGAAGTAGTAGTTCTCCTTGGCGAAGATGTAGTTCTTCGACGGCCCCTCGGCGGGGAGCCGGAAGTCGGCGGGACGGCGAACGAGAAGGGTCTGCCTCGGATCGCCGTTGATGTTCTCGCCGAACTTGTACCGCAGGTTCGTCGACGTGTCGCGGTTGCCGTGGACCAGCGAGGCCTTCTTGCCGAGAATCGAGCCGTGATCGGTCGTGATGACGACCGAGGCGCCGTGGTCGGCGATCCGCTGGAGGATGTCGTAGAGCGCCGAGTGCGCGAACCACGTGCGCATCAGCGAGCGGAACGCGCCCTCGTCGGGCGCGATCTCCTGGAGGATCTCGCTCTGGCTGCGTCCGTGGGCGAGGATGTCGAGGAAGTTGAAGACGAGCGCGACGAGATCGATCCCCCGGTAGCTGTTCACCTGCTTCCGGATCTCGTTGGCCTCCTCCGATTCGTAGACCTTCACGTACTTCGTCGAGAGGCCGTCGAGATGGTGGCGCTTGAGCTGGTCGAGCATCAGCTCGTTCTCGAAGCGGTTCTTGCTCAGCTCGTCGCGCGAGCGCTCGAGCCACCACTGCGGGTGCCGCCTGGCGATCTCGTCGGGGAAGAGTCCCGCGAAGATGGCGTTGCGCGAGTAGGGGGTCGCCGTCGGCAGGATCGAGATGTAGCTGTCGCGGCCGACGGTGAAGAAGGGAGCGATGAGATCCTCGATGCGGAGCCACTGGTCGAACCGCATGCAGTCGATGACGATGAAATAGACCTTCCGCTTCCCGGCCAGCCGCGGGATGACGAATCGCTTCATGATGTCGACGCTGAGCAGGGGACGGTCGTCGGAGTTGACCCAGCCGGCGTAGCGCTCCTCGATGAAACGGCCGAACTCGATGTTTGCGTTCCTGCGCAGGTCGTCGTGCGTCTGCTCCAGCCCCGTGTCGCTGAAGCGGTCGAACTCGAGATCCCAGAAGGAGAGTTCCTGGTGGATGCGGATCCAGTCCTCCGGCCCGGCTTGCCCGACGATCTCGTCGCTCAGCCGCCGGTAGACCTGCAGGTAGTCCTTGCTCGCGGCCCCCTCCTGGATGCGGTGCGACTCGAGGAGCCGCTTCGCCGCCGAATAGATCTGGAGCGGGTTGATCGGCTTGAGCAGGTAGTCGTCGATCTTCATGCCGATCGCCTGCTCCATGAGATCCTCGGCCTCGTTCTTGGTGATCATGACGACGGGGAGGTTCGGATCGATCTCCTTGATGTCCTGGAGCGTCTCGAGCCCGCTCCGGCCCGGCATCGTCTCGTCGAGGAGGAGGAGGTCGAAGCGCTCGCAGGAGAGCAGCTCGATCGCCTCGGCGCCGCTCGAAACGCCGCGCACCTCGTAGCCCTTCCCCTCGAGGAACATGACGTGCGAGCGGAGCAGGTCGATCTCGTCGTCGACCCAGATGATCCGTGTCTTCTTCAACGGGCGATCCTTTCGGGCGCGGTCAGTCGACCGGGAACGTGATGAGGAAGGTGGTGCCCTTCCCGGGAAGCGTATGGGTCACGCGGATCGAACCCCCGTGTATCTCCTCGACGATCCGCCTGACGAGCGCGAGGCCGAGCCCCCATCCGCGGCTCTTCGTAGTATACCCCGGCGTGAAGATACGGTTCCGCTGGCTCGCGGTCATCCCCTTCCCGTTGTCCGAGAAGGTGATCTCGACGCGTTTCTCGCCCGGGTTCATCCTGCCGACGATGGCGATACTCCCCCCCTCCCCGTCGATCGCGTCGAGGGAGTTCTTCACGAGGTTCTCGAAAACCCAGCCGAGCAGGTCGGCGCTGCACCGGACCAGGGGGAGCTCCTCGAGATCGACGGAGATCGTCGAGCCGATGCGGAGCGACGGGCGCCGCCGCTCGAAGTAGTCGACCGTGTCCTCGATGATCGGCGCGATCTTGTGGTACTCGAGCTTCGGGGCGGAGCCGATCTTGCCGAACCGCGACGAGATCCGCACGAGGCGGTCGACGTCGGCCTCGACCTCCCGCATCGCCGTCTGGACATTTTCGGAGACCTCGGCCTCCGCCGTCTCCTCCTGTATCATCGCGAGCCATCCCATGATCGACGAGAGCGGCGTGCCGAGCTGGTGCGCCGTCTCCTTCGCCATGCCCACCCAGATGGACCGTTGCTCGTTCTGCTTGAGCGCGCGGAACATGAGGAACCCGAAGAGGAGGAAGAGGGCGAGCACGGCGATCTGCACGTAGGGCGCGACGGCGAGCTCCCGCTGGAGCCGCGAGGTCCCGTGGTGCAGGACGAGGCTCACCTCGTCCCCCTCGATCCGGATCGGGTCGTTGATCCGGTCGAACATGCGCGCGCGCTCGAGCACGCGCTCGAGGAGCGGATCGTTCGGGGCGTCGGGATCGAAGTTCGTCAGCCGGAAGTATTCGTCGTCCCCCACCTGTTCCACGCCGATGCCGTTCCAGATCATCGGCCTCCCGGAGATGTCCGAGACGACGAAGGGAACGCTGATCGCGTTCCGCACCTGCGTGACGAACTCGGCGCGGCGATCGTCCCCGCGGATGTCCCGCAGCTCGATGGCGATGAAGCGCGAGAAGAGGCGCGTGAGATCGTTCGACTGCGCCTGCATCCGGCCGATCATCGTGCCGTTGTACCAGAGCGCCGCGGCCACGAGGACGGCAACGCCGGCGACGAGGTATACCCTGAGGAGGAAGGGAAGGTTTCTCGGTGAACGCATGTCCTTCTATGCCTCGAGGAATTCCCGGCCGCGCATGTACGGGACGAGCGCGGCGGGGACGCGGACCTTGCCGGTCGGCGTCTGGTTGTTCTCGAGTATCGTCGCGATCACGCGCGGCAGGGCGAGTCCCGATCCGTTGAGCGTATGCGCGAATTCGGGCTTCCCTCCCGCCCCGGGCCGGAAGCGGATGTTCGCCCGCCGCGCCTGGAAATCCTCGAAGTTGCTGCACGAGGATACCTCGAGCCACTTCCCGACCCCCGTCGCGAACGTCTCGATGTCGTAGCATTTCGCGGCGCCGAACGAGAGATCCCGCGTGCAGAGCTCGATGACCCGGTAGGGGATCTCGAGCGCCTCGAGCACGGCCGCGGCGTCGGCCAGGAGCGTCTCCAGCTCCGCGTAGGAATCATCGGGGGACGCGATCCGCACCATCTCGACCTTGTCGAACTCGTGCACCCGGATCAACCCCCGCGTGTCCTGCCCGTAGGAACCCGCCTCGCGCCGGAAGCAGGGCGTGTATGCGGTCATGCGAATCGGCAGGCGGTCGCCGTCGACGATGCGCTCGCGCAACAGGTTGGTGACGGGCACCTCGGCGGTCGGAACGAGGAAGAGGTCGTCCTTCTCGACGAGGTACATGTCCTCCTCCATCTTCGGCAGCTGGCCGGTGCCGACCATGCAATCGCGATTGACGACGAAGGGCACCCACACCTCCTCGTACCCCTGGTCCGCGTGCATGTCGAGCATCAGGTTGATCAGGGCCCTGACGAGGCGCGCGCCGTCGCCGCGGAAGACGACGAACCCGCGCCCGGTGATCGCGGCCCCGGCGGCGAGGTCGACGATGCCGAGCTTCTCGGCGATCTCCCAGTGCGGCAGCGGCTCCTGCGGATGCTCCGTGATCGTCCCCCACTCCCGGACGACCGGGTTGTCCTCCGGACCGTTCCCGTCGGGCACCGATTCGTGCGGCAGGTTGGGGATGGCGAGCTGGAGGTCGTCGAGCTCGCCGGAGAGATCCCTCATCTCCGCGTCGAGCTCCTTGATGCGGTTCGCCGCGTCCTTCATGCGCGCGATGATCTCCGTGGCGTCCCCGCCCTCCTTCTTGATGGCGGAGATCTCGTCCGACACGCGGTTGCGCTCCGCCTTCAGATCCTCGTTCTCCCGGATCAGCGCCCGCAGCCGCTCGTCGAGCGAAAGGAACGCGTCGAGGTCGAACTCGACGCCCTTGCGCTCGATGCCCTTCCTGACCCGTTCGGGGTCCTTCCGTATCATCTTCCGGTCGAGCATCGTTCCCGTCCGATCTATTGTTCGTCCGCTACCTGTACGATTTCATCATCTGCCCGCCGGCGGCGGACAGTTCCTCGGCGAGCTCGCCGACGGTGGGCGCTTCGCGGCCGATCATCCCGAAGACGGACGCGACGACGCGCTCGGTTCCGTCGGGCGCGGTGAGGGACCCCTCGATGTGGAACTGCTCGTCCTCGTAGTTCGCCAGCACGCCCACGTGGCACCGGCCGTGCCCGGGAAGCATCGCCAGCAGCATCCGCTCGGTTCCGTACTCGGCGACGCTCGACGTGTCGTTGATCAGACCGGCGAATGCCTCGACGTCGCGATCGCCCGCGCGCGCGAGGAGCGCAACGATCCCCTGGCCCGGCGCGGGCATGCTGACCGAGGAGGTGAAGACCTCGGTCACGTGCTCCTGGAGGTTGACCGCCTCGATGTCCGCCGCGGGGCAGACGAACCCGGCGATCCGCCCGGCGGCGAGATCGTCGAAGAGGCTGTCGATCGACGAGCGCGCGAGGACGTGGTCGAGATCGGGCCGGTAGTACAGCACCTGCGCGAGCGTGTGTTCGAAGACGGTGACGAGCGGCGCGCCCTCGGGGATGTCGTCGAGGAGCGTCCCCGCCGAGACCAGCACGTCGAAGGGGTTCACCCGCTTCGGAATGGCGGCGATCTCGATCCCGGAGGGCATGCGGTCCGGTATCTCCCGCGCATCCGCCACGGCGACGTCGATGCCGCCCTTCACGAGCGCCTGCGCGAGGGCCGCGAAGCTGCGCGAGCACTCGCCGTGCGCGGCGATCCCGATGCGCGGCGACGCGTCCCGGATGGCGTCCACCGCGCGTTCGAGGCTCGCTCGCGAGCATGCCCCGTCCGTGCAACCGATGGTGAAGCGTCTTCGCTGTGCCACGTGCGTGTCTCTTTCCGCGAAGGTCGTCGTCGTTCACCGAACCGCGCTCAGGCTAGCACAGCAGCGGGTAAAAGACAAACGCAAAGCGGTCAGCGTCGGGGAACGAGCCGGGAGGTGGAGATCCCGTTCCTGCCGAGGATCTCGCGGGCCGATTCGATCGGCAGGGTGATGTGGACCATCGCGTGGAGCGAGACGACGAAGAAGAGGACGTCGATCGCGATCGCCGCCGCGAGCGCGGCGACGCTGCCGCGCATCGTGAGGACGCCGAGCAAACCGAAGACCGCGCCGAGCGTCCAGAGGATCGCGTCGACGGCCCGCACCGAGACGCAGCGGTAGAGCAGCACGTGGTGCACGTGGCGGAGATCGGCCTCGAAGACCGGCCGGCGGGTGAGCAGCCGCCTGGCGAACGCGAGGGCCGTGTCGATGAGCGGAATGCCGAGGATGACGACGCACCCGGCGGTGCGCCAGAAGATGCGTTCCCCCGGCACGATCACGAGGAGGGTCATCAAACCGAAGAGGAGCCCGAGGAAGAGCGATCCCGAGTCGCCCATGAATATCCTCGCCGGCGGGAAGTTGTACCGGAGAAAGGCCAGCGTCGTTCCGAAGACGACGAGCGCGAGGACCGTGACCACGTGGTTGCCGAAGAGATACCCGGCCGCGGCGAAGGCGAGCGAGGCGATCAGGGCGAGCCCCGAGGCGAGACCGTCGATGCCGTCGATGAGATTGAACGACGTGGTGATCGCCAGCATCCAGACGGCGGCTGCGGCCAGGGCCCCGATGGCGTGGGGCACGGGAAGATCGATCAAGTTGAAATGCGAGAGCAGGGGCACGCCGGCC
Coding sequences:
- a CDS encoding undecaprenyl/decaprenyl-phosphate alpha-N-acetylglucosaminyl 1-phosphate transferase translates to MTTAGLIVPTVVSFVFCLVLTPLVRGIAVRWKLCDKQNGRGSRDIAHIGGVAMIGAVLFALIPAFLFSLPASPLHRAFLPVLIGSGFLTFLLGIIDDLRSLHYLYKLFFQIAVSVFVAAAGVPLLSHFNLIDLPVPHAIGALAAAAVWMLAITTSFNLIDGIDGLASGLALIASLAFAAAGYLFGNHVVTVLALVVFGTTLAFLRYNFPPARIFMGDSGSLFLGLLFGLMTLLVIVPGERIFWRTAGCVVILGIPLIDTALAFARRLLTRRPVFEADLRHVHHVLLYRCVSVRAVDAILWTLGAVFGLLGVLTMRGSVAALAAAIAIDVLFFVVSLHAMVHITLPIESAREILGRNGISTSRLVPRR
- the serS gene encoding serine--tRNA ligase gives rise to the protein MLDRKMIRKDPERVRKGIERKGVEFDLDAFLSLDERLRALIRENEDLKAERNRVSDEISAIKKEGGDATEIIARMKDAANRIKELDAEMRDLSGELDDLQLAIPNLPHESVPDGNGPEDNPVVREWGTITEHPQEPLPHWEIAEKLGIVDLAAGAAITGRGFVVFRGDGARLVRALINLMLDMHADQGYEEVWVPFVVNRDCMVGTGQLPKMEEDMYLVEKDDLFLVPTAEVPVTNLLRERIVDGDRLPIRMTAYTPCFRREAGSYGQDTRGLIRVHEFDKVEMVRIASPDDSYAELETLLADAAAVLEALEIPYRVIELCTRDLSFGAAKCYDIETFATGVGKWLEVSSCSNFEDFQARRANIRFRPGAGGKPEFAHTLNGSGLALPRVIATILENNQTPTGKVRVPAALVPYMRGREFLEA
- a CDS encoding HAMP domain-containing histidine kinase, whose translation is MRSPRNLPFLLRVYLVAGVAVLVAAALWYNGTMIGRMQAQSNDLTRLFSRFIAIELRDIRGDDRRAEFVTQVRNAISVPFVVSDISGRPMIWNGIGVEQVGDDEYFRLTNFDPDAPNDPLLERVLERARMFDRINDPIRIEGDEVSLVLHHGTSRLQRELAVAPYVQIAVLALFLLFGFLMFRALKQNEQRSIWVGMAKETAHQLGTPLSSIMGWLAMIQEETAEAEVSENVQTAMREVEADVDRLVRISSRFGKIGSAPKLEYHKIAPIIEDTVDYFERRRPSLRIGSTISVDLEELPLVRCSADLLGWVFENLVKNSLDAIDGEGGSIAIVGRMNPGEKRVEITFSDNGKGMTASQRNRIFTPGYTTKSRGWGLGLALVRRIVEEIHGGSIRVTHTLPGKGTTFLITFPVD
- a CDS encoding PglZ domain-containing protein, whose product is MKKTRIIWVDDEIDLLRSHVMFLEGKGYEVRGVSSGAEAIELLSCERFDLLLLDETMPGRSGLETLQDIKEIDPNLPVVMITKNEAEDLMEQAIGMKIDDYLLKPINPLQIYSAAKRLLESHRIQEGAASKDYLQVYRRLSDEIVGQAGPEDWIRIHQELSFWDLEFDRFSDTGLEQTHDDLRRNANIEFGRFIEERYAGWVNSDDRPLLSVDIMKRFVIPRLAGKRKVYFIVIDCMRFDQWLRIEDLIAPFFTVGRDSYISILPTATPYSRNAIFAGLFPDEIARRHPQWWLERSRDELSKNRFENELMLDQLKRHHLDGLSTKYVKVYESEEANEIRKQVNSYRGIDLVALVFNFLDILAHGRSQSEILQEIAPDEGAFRSLMRTWFAHSALYDILQRIADHGASVVITTDHGSILGKKASLVHGNRDTSTNLRYKFGENINGDPRQTLLVRRPADFRLPAEGPSKNYIFAKENYYFVYPTKFHEYEKQYLGTFQHGGISLEEMIIPVITLEPK